One window of Candidatus Nitrosocosmicus arcticus genomic DNA carries:
- a CDS encoding alpha/beta hydrolase, with translation MKQLDFKYRFIPSPSQQHGVDNSDQADGPKDNQSDTLTLLLLHGTGGNEDDLIPVGQMISPSASLLSPRGKVLENGMPRFFKRLAEGVFDMEDLKFRTRELADFVKGASKVYSFDLNKTIAVGFSNGANIAASLLLSYPETLMGTILFRAMVPFIPNSPLDLYDKNVLLCAGMFDPIVSESQTQSLLNILEKSRANVTLKWQQSGHNLTESDILDTKEWLSDNVHRI, from the coding sequence ATGAAGCAGCTTGATTTTAAATACCGTTTTATCCCTTCACCATCACAGCAGCATGGTGTAGACAATTCTGATCAAGCAGATGGACCCAAAGACAATCAATCAGATACATTGACTTTATTATTGCTTCATGGCACAGGAGGAAATGAGGATGATCTAATACCAGTTGGTCAAATGATTTCTCCTTCTGCATCATTATTAAGTCCTCGAGGAAAAGTATTGGAAAATGGAATGCCTCGATTTTTTAAGCGACTCGCTGAAGGTGTATTTGATATGGAGGACTTGAAGTTTAGAACCAGAGAATTGGCTGATTTTGTTAAGGGGGCATCCAAGGTTTACAGTTTTGATCTAAACAAGACAATTGCAGTGGGTTTTTCTAATGGTGCAAATATAGCAGCAAGTCTTCTTCTTTCTTATCCAGAAACGTTAATGGGTACAATTCTGTTTAGGGCAATGGTTCCTTTTATACCAAATTCTCCACTCGATTTATATGATAAAAACGTGCTGCTATGTGCAGGAATGTTTGACCCTATAGTATCAGAAAGTCAGACACAAAGCCTTTTAAATATCCTAGAAAAAAGTAGAGCAAATGTGACTTTGAAATGGCAGCAATCAGGTCATAATCTTACAGAGTCAGATATCTTGGACACAAAAGAATGGTTATCTGATAACGTTCACAGGATATGA
- a CDS encoding glycosyltransferase yields the protein MTMLNVNDTIQKTTEYKKFVSIIIPTFNESKNITDLLNQIQSNIPTGTAVEIIIVDDNSPDGTGLIVEKYIEEKMGTLYIDQSYQNISIKIIHRKEKTGLISALINGISTSMGQNVLIMDADFSHPPEVINRMISELKKEPNCIIIGSRYIAGGAINGMSFKRFLLSVGANFIARHGLSLKNVYDPMSGFFAFPKHTLHGMEFNTDGFKILLEILIKKKNTIKVKEIPYTFKDRKYGQSKLSFQIIFDYVKAVWKLYRYGRKSKKQNTHLEKRKSVRFISKAARFYTVGASGFVLNYLVSILLSNGFLGNYGYLQATALGITVSVTTNFLLNKFWTFEDKNVNLTRFIRQYGMFIGCSSLGILIQFLSIYMLRESGVSYDVALLLGVTIASVSNFLFNKKWTFKENIWG from the coding sequence ATGACAATGTTAAATGTAAATGATACCATACAAAAAACTACAGAATATAAAAAGTTTGTATCCATCATTATACCAACTTTTAACGAATCAAAGAATATTACAGATTTACTTAATCAAATTCAATCTAATATACCTACAGGAACGGCTGTGGAAATTATAATAGTAGATGACAACTCTCCTGATGGAACTGGTCTAATAGTCGAAAAATATATCGAGGAGAAAATGGGCACTTTGTATATAGACCAATCATATCAAAACATCTCAATAAAGATAATTCATAGAAAGGAAAAAACTGGTTTGATTTCGGCCCTTATAAACGGAATCAGTACAAGCATGGGTCAAAACGTCCTAATCATGGACGCCGATTTTTCACATCCTCCAGAGGTAATAAATAGAATGATATCAGAGTTGAAGAAGGAACCTAATTGTATCATTATTGGTTCTAGGTATATTGCAGGTGGGGCTATCAATGGGATGTCCTTTAAGAGATTCTTGCTTAGTGTAGGAGCAAATTTTATTGCAAGACATGGATTATCTTTAAAAAATGTTTATGATCCGATGTCAGGGTTTTTTGCTTTTCCAAAGCATACACTTCACGGCATGGAGTTTAATACTGACGGATTTAAAATATTGTTAGAAATTTTAATAAAGAAAAAAAATACTATCAAGGTAAAAGAAATACCATATACTTTTAAGGATCGAAAATACGGACAGAGCAAACTTAGCTTTCAAATAATTTTTGATTATGTCAAGGCAGTTTGGAAGCTCTATAGATATGGAAGAAAATCTAAGAAACAAAACACTCATTTAGAAAAGAGAAAATCAGTTCGATTTATTTCAAAAGCGGCTAGGTTCTATACGGTAGGAGCTAGCGGCTTTGTTTTGAATTATTTGGTATCAATTCTTTTATCAAACGGATTCTTAGGAAACTATGGATATTTGCAAGCAACTGCATTAGGGATCACCGTATCTGTAACCACAAATTTCTTGTTAAATAAATTCTGGACTTTTGAAGATAAAAATGTCAATTTGACACGATTTATTAGACAATATGGAATGTTTATTGGATGTAGTTCATTAGGAATCCTAATACAGTTCTTGTCAATATATATGCTCAGAGAATCAGGCGTTTCATATGATGTAGCACTCTTACTAGGAGTTACAATAGCATCAGTTAGCAATTTCTTATTTAATAAAAAATGGACTTTTAAGGAAAATATATGGGGATAA
- a CDS encoding VOC family protein: MEIELVAHKDAEIRKDHVWKRGPIPEEYATRGFHSATLSLEGYERTAALLTENMGFSKTKNEGNRFRFQIKDKEKIIDELYSNKQKRELDLLNSPSTVDLVCLPYTQRGSMGVGTVHHIAWRTPTDASQLDMRKKIVNTGLDATPVIDRTYFHSVYFREPGGILFEIATDPPGFMVDQKEEELGQKLLLPEWLEPDRKYLEKVLPKISTPSLDKFSSSTSSFNQTNNTQKVKDNEAA, from the coding sequence ATGGAAATAGAACTTGTTGCACATAAGGACGCCGAAATAAGAAAAGACCATGTATGGAAAAGGGGTCCTATTCCCGAAGAATATGCTACCAGAGGATTTCATTCAGCAACCCTTTCCTTGGAAGGATATGAACGAACTGCCGCCCTTTTAACTGAAAACATGGGTTTTTCAAAAACTAAGAACGAAGGAAACAGATTCCGATTCCAAATTAAAGATAAAGAAAAAATAATAGATGAATTGTACAGTAACAAGCAAAAAAGAGAACTTGATCTTTTAAATTCCCCTTCTACTGTGGACCTCGTATGTCTACCCTATACGCAACGAGGTTCTATGGGAGTGGGTACTGTCCATCACATTGCATGGCGTACTCCCACTGATGCAAGCCAGTTAGATATGCGAAAAAAGATAGTTAATACAGGTCTGGATGCTACCCCTGTAATTGATAGAACATATTTTCATTCAGTATATTTCAGAGAACCTGGCGGTATTCTATTTGAAATAGCGACAGATCCACCTGGTTTTATGGTAGACCAAAAAGAGGAGGAGCTGGGACAAAAGCTCTTGTTACCTGAATGGTTAGAGCCTGACCGCAAATATCTTGAGAAAGTGCTTCCCAAAATTAGTACACCATCGCTTGATAAATTTTCTTCTTCAACTTCTTCTTTTAATCAAACCAATAATACTCAGAAAGTGAAAGATAATGAAGCAGCTTGA
- a CDS encoding VOC family protein, with amino-acid sequence MTSDKSHQGILGIHHITAIAGNPQKNIDFYTGFLGLRLVKLTVNFDDPQTYHFYYGDNRGRPGTILTFFPWQTMPKGFRGTGQVIITFFLIP; translated from the coding sequence ATGACAAGTGATAAGAGCCACCAAGGTATTCTTGGAATACACCATATCACAGCTATAGCAGGTAACCCCCAAAAAAATATAGACTTTTACACGGGTTTTTTGGGATTGCGACTAGTCAAATTAACAGTTAATTTTGATGATCCACAAACATATCATTTCTATTATGGAGATAATAGAGGTAGACCAGGTACAATTCTGACTTTTTTTCCTTGGCAGACCATGCCAAAAGGTTTTAGAGGAACAGGCCAAGTAATTATTACATTTTTTTTAATACCATAA